In one Sesamum indicum cultivar Zhongzhi No. 13 linkage group LG12, S_indicum_v1.0, whole genome shotgun sequence genomic region, the following are encoded:
- the LOC105175160 gene encoding uncharacterized protein LOC105175160, whose product MDQNEAGGGGGYGGDPSEQFHRNEAISAVADEGFLGEEDDDYEDLYNDVNVGENFLQSLRRNEDNLGQRNEEVQENKAKLNPPPPPPSQQQPVVESGGVAFQDEGASSRVPGRVEGYQNVGFRGNNNANDLGVGRGAGTPGSGGNGFRVELGQSSNKVPDLEDRTVSNSVPNNQQMVHHQQPHAANIGNLENARIAGNLNGTGGNVYGGDGVGGGAGGGGDGAVGVGVGGGGGGGGGGGGGGGGGGGGGGGTILFVGDLHWWTTDAELELELCKYGPVKEVKFFDERASGKSKGYCQVEFYDPAAATACKEGMNGHIFNGRPCVVAYASPYTVKRMGEAQVNRNQQQMGSTAVNQQRRGPGDLAGKPSGVGGNIAAGGNHQGAGDNNGRGFGRGNWGRGNSQGGMGNRGPVGPMRNRAGGMGVRGITGNGNGFGQGIGAAPPLLHPQAMMGQGFDPAFGGPMGRMGGYGGFPGAPAAPFSGILPSFGPVGNVGLPGVAPHILIWEDGQVMNMEGEQESLVMGKKLHQSISMGKGVKKEGHGQMP is encoded by the exons ATGGACCAGAATGAAGCTGGAGGTGGTGGGGGCTATGGGGGAGATCCGAGCGAGCAGTTCCACAGGAACGAGGCGATCTCCGCAGTGGCGGACGAGGGTTTCCTCGGCGAGGAGGACGATGACTATGAGGATCTCTACAACGACGTTAATGTTGGTGAGAACTTTCTGCAGTCGCTTCGTAGGAACGAGGATAACTTAGGGCAGAGGAATGAGGAAGTGCAGGAGAACAAGGCGAAGCTTAACCCGCCTCCTCCGCCGCCATCGCAGCAGCAGCCGGTGGTGGAGAGTGGGGGTGTGGCTTTTCAAGATGAGGGGGCTTCGTCCCGGGTTCCTGGTAGAGTAGAGGGGTATCAGAATGTGGGATTTAGAGGAAATAATAACGCAAATGATCTTGGAGTCGGTAGAGGGGCGGGAACACCAGGTAGTGGTGGTAATGGATTTAGGGTTGAGCTAGGGCAGTCATCAAACAAAGTGCCTGATTTGGAAGACCGGACAGTGAGCAATAGTGTGCCAAATAATCAACAAATGGTTCACCATCAGCAGCCACATGCTGCTAATATAGGAAATCTTGAGAATGCTAGGATTGCAGGCAATCTGAATGGGACTGGTGGGAATGTGTATGGAGGTGATGGTGTAGGTGGAGGAGCTGGTGGTGGAGGTGATGGTGCAGTTGGTGTTGgtgttggtggtggtggtggtggtggtggcggtgGGGGTGGAggtggcggtggtggtggaggaggaggtggaggGACAATTCTTTTTGTCGGGGACCTGCATTGGTGGACAACAGATGCTGAGCTAGAGTTGGAATTATGCAAGTATGGGCCAGTGAAGGAGGTGAAGTTCTTTGATGAGAGAGCTAGTGGGAAGTCAAAAGGTTACTGTCAGGTTGAGTTTTACGATCCTGCAGCTGCCACTGCCTGCAAGGAAGGGATGAATGGACATATATTTAATGGACGACCCTGTGTAGTTGCATATGCTTCGCCCTATACTGTTAAGAGAATGGGTGAAGCTCAGGTCAACAGAAACCAACAGCAGATGGGCTCCACAGCTGTTAATCAACAAAGGAGAGGGCCTGGAGATTTGGCTGGTAAACCCAGTGGCGTTGGTGGCAATATAGCCGCTGGTGGGAATCATCAGGGTGCTGGTGATAATAATGGTAGAGGCTTTGGGAGGGGAAATTGGGGTAGAGGCAATTCTCAAGGAGGGATGGGAAACAGGGGGCCAGTTGGCCCCATGAGGAACAGAGCTGGTGGGATGGGGGTTCGTGGCATAACTGGTAATGGTAATGGTTTTGGACAGGGGATTGGTGCCGCCCCGCCTTTATTGCATCCTCAAGCAATGATGGGCCAAGGTTTTGATCCTGCTTTTGGAGGCCCAATGGGGAGAATGGGTGGTTATGGGGGATTTCCTGGTGCTCCTGCTGCCCCTTTCTCAGGAATTTTACCTTCATTTGGACCTGTTGGAAATGTTGGGTTGCCTGGTGTAGCCCCACAT ATCCTAATATGGGAGGATGGGCAGGTGATGAACATGGAGGGAGAGCAGGAGAGTCTAGTTATGGGGAAGAAGCTGCATCAGAGCATCAGTATGGGGAAGGGAGTCAAGAAAGAGGGCCATGGCCAAATGCCTTGA
- the LOC105174962 gene encoding nuclear transcription factor Y subunit B-3 yields MADSDNDSGGHRDHNSLNEISPREQDRFLPIANVSRITKKALPANAKISKDAKETVQECVSEFISFITGEASDKCQREKRKTINGDDLLWAMTTLGFEDYVEPLKIYLQRFRDMEGEKTAMAGRGEKESSGSGGGGGGGVNMGSTGGGYEGMYGMNMMGHQAGPVYGYGQMAGGPGSGKIGSGYQRGPGSGAGSGRLYLPHVDE; encoded by the coding sequence ATGGCGGATTCCGATAATGACTCGGGAGGGCATCGGGACCACAATTCCCTGAACGAAATCTCCCCTCGAGAGCAAGACAGGTTCCTTCCCATCGCCAACGTCAGTAGGATTACGAAAAAGGCGTTGCCCGCCAACGCCAAAATATCGAAAGATGCGAAAGAGACGGTGCAAGAATGCGTTTCTGAGTTCATCAGCTTCATCACCGGTGAGGCATCCGACAAGTGCCAACGGgagaagagaaaaacaatCAACGGCGACGATTTATTGTGGGCGATGACGACTCTCGGGTTCGAGGACTACGTGGAGCCGCTTAAGATATATCTGCAGAGGTTTAGGGATATGGAGGGGGAGAAGACTGCCATGGCTGGGAGAGGAGAGAAGGAGAGCAGCGGCtccggcggcggcggcggcggggGGGTGAATATGGGGAGTACTGGGGGTGGGTACGAGGGGATGTATGGCATGAATATGATGGGTCATCAAGCAGGACCGGTTTATGGGTACGGGCAGATGGCGGGCGGGCCTGGGTCTGGGAAAATCGGGTCGGGTTATCAAAGGGGACCTGGATCAGGTGCTGGTAGTGGGAGGCTTTACTTGCCACATGTTGATGAATGA